The Anopheles coluzzii chromosome 2, AcolN3, whole genome shotgun sequence genome window below encodes:
- the LOC120961200 gene encoding uncharacterized protein LOC120961200 codes for MGNLPSERLSAYQKPFSFTGVDYFGPVPVAVGRRVEKRWGVLFTCLTTRGIHLEAAHSLTTSSCILAIRRFIARRGQSLEFISDNGTNFVGASRELAEAWEAIDKQRLAEEFTTPRLAWKFIPPGGPHFGGCWERLVRSVKKAMSEIRMSRLPTDEVLTTALTEIEAMLNSRPLTQVPLDSESELPLTPNHFLLGTANGEAPKAVFSDDIATLKTTWKVSEVMANLFWKKWVAYYLPTLTRRVKWHHPVRPIKEGDIVVIVDPNLPRNTWPKGRVVAVIQSRDGQVRRATVATSTGIYERPATKIAVLDVQQENNTYAPETNSRQH; via the coding sequence ATGGGGAACCTTCCCTCCGAGCGTCTTTCTGCTTATCAGAAGCCGTTCTCATTCACGGGCGTCGACTATTTTGGCCCGGTTCCCGTAGCAGTTGGTCGACGAGTCGAAAAACGTTGGGGCGTTCTCTTCACCTGTCTCACCACCAGGGGCATCCATCTAGAGGCTGCGCACTCCCTGACCACATCATCATGCATCTTAGCTATACGTCGTTTCATCGCTAGGCGTGGGCAATCTTTGGAATTCATCAGCGACAACGGTACGAACTTCGTCGGTGCATCGCGAGAGCTTGCTGAGGCCTGGGAAGCGATAGACAAACAGCGTTTAGCGGAGGAGTTTACAACACCGCGTCTCGCGTGGAAATTTATCCCACCTGGTGGACCACACTTTGGAGGCTGCTGGGAACGACTAGTGCGATCCGTCAAGAAGGCGATGAGCGAAATACGGATGTCTCGGCTACCAACCGACGAAGTGTTAACGACTGCATTAACGGAGATCGAAGCGATGCTTAATTCTCGCCCTCTTACACAGGTACCACTTGACAGCGAATCCGAGCTTCCTTTAACCCCGAACCACTTTCTGCTAGGGACAGCTAACGGAGAGGCACCGAAAGCAGTATTCAGTGACGACATCGCTACCCTAAAAACTACATGGAAGGTATCAGAGGTTATGGCTAATCTCTTCTGGAAGAAGTGGGTAGCATACTACTTACCGACCTTAACGCGCAGAGTTAAGTGGCATCATCCGGTTCGTCCGATTAAGGAGGGCGACATTGTAGTGATCGTGGATCCAAACCTTCCCCGAAACACTTGGCCCAAGGGACGGGTAGTGGCGGTCATCCAGTCGAGGGACGGGCAAGTCCGGCGCGCAACCGTAGCTACAAGCACCGGAATCTACGAACGGCCGGCCACGAAGATAGCCGTGTTGGATGTACAACAGGAAAATAATACTTACGCGCCGGAGACCAACAGTCGACAGCACTAA